The Methanomethylovorans hollandica DSM 15978 genome includes a region encoding these proteins:
- a CDS encoding DUF5788 family protein has product MDDGTDNGGSSLLITESERKKLLAELRTRLFWVGEKIPYFVEINGKKCKPHDRVWDLINKETLSDDENKQIEKCIAVLKEKESVDELELETKEMTREEAKTLSDETAGLLRAIMDLREIKEGVSKKREKEFHEMFSTQRTEEIRRWLNFLKEAEKK; this is encoded by the coding sequence ATGGATGATGGCACAGATAATGGGGGCAGTAGCCTGCTCATCACTGAAAGCGAAAGAAAGAAGCTTCTTGCCGAATTACGTACCCGTCTTTTCTGGGTGGGGGAAAAGATACCCTATTTTGTGGAGATTAATGGGAAAAAATGCAAGCCTCATGACAGAGTATGGGACTTGATCAATAAGGAAACATTATCAGATGATGAAAATAAGCAGATAGAAAAATGCATCGCCGTACTTAAGGAAAAAGAAAGTGTAGATGAACTTGAGCTGGAAACTAAAGAAATGACCCGTGAAGAGGCCAAAACTCTTTCTGATGAGACTGCCGGGTTGTTGCGTGCAATAATGGATCTTAGAGAGATAAAAGAAGGGGTCTCCAAAAAGAGGGAAAAAGAGTTTCATGAGATGTTTTCAACACAAAGGACAGAAGAGATACGCAGATGGTTGAATTTCTTGAAGGAAGCTGAGAAAAAATAA
- a CDS encoding tetrahydromethanopterin S-methyltransferase subunit A codes for MSITATESIDMNGWPLTDGDYVIGDPDSPVAVVTLASDYKKLGLHNYAICGTCFTENFGIQKVIVNILSNPKISCLIVCGKESSHFAGQSILALVENGVSTLGGYKKIIGSNGVIPYLDEIPLAAINRFIREIEVIDLIGTTDQEIIQEAIDSYRGKERSEAPKYLMSEIDENSWRKYEQIIQQNVMSKMKK; via the coding sequence ATGTCCATAACTGCAACAGAGTCAATAGATATGAACGGCTGGCCCTTAACTGACGGTGATTATGTCATAGGGGATCCGGATTCCCCGGTTGCGGTCGTGACGCTTGCTTCTGACTATAAAAAGCTGGGCTTGCATAACTATGCCATCTGTGGAACATGTTTTACAGAGAATTTTGGAATTCAGAAAGTAATTGTCAATATTCTCTCTAATCCTAAAATAAGCTGTCTGATAGTCTGTGGAAAAGAAAGCAGTCACTTTGCAGGCCAGTCCATACTGGCACTTGTAGAAAACGGGGTTTCTACTTTAGGTGGTTACAAGAAGATAATTGGTTCAAACGGAGTAATACCTTACCTTGACGAGATCCCTCTGGCTGCAATCAACCGGTTCATACGGGAAATAGAGGTTATAGATCTTATTGGTACTACAGACCAAGAAATAATTCAGGAGGCAATTGACTCCTATAGGGGTAAGGAAAGGAGTGAAGCTCCAAAATATCTCATGTCGGAAATTGATGAGAATAGCTGGAGAAAATATGAGCAAATTATCCAGCAGAATGTGATGTCTAAAATGAAAAAATAG
- a CDS encoding putative zinc-binding protein produces the protein MAGEIKMADGVKCACEAAIVGLYACAGACNVGQMANKVAVELTKKGKGKMMCTVGIGGGVPGIIKSTEGTDEIIAIDGCALVCAKKTLERAGFTVDKSIVITEFGMKKEGKLDLEETEVNDIIAKVENALVN, from the coding sequence ATGGCAGGAGAAATTAAAATGGCAGACGGAGTAAAATGTGCGTGTGAAGCTGCGATCGTCGGACTGTATGCATGCGCTGGCGCATGTAATGTTGGACAGATGGCAAATAAAGTAGCTGTTGAACTCACGAAAAAAGGAAAAGGCAAGATGATGTGCACCGTCGGGATTGGAGGCGGTGTCCCTGGTATCATAAAAAGCACTGAGGGAACCGATGAGATCATTGCCATCGACGGCTGCGCCCTTGTATGTGCAAAAAAAACACTTGAACGTGCAGGATTCACAGTCGATAAAAGCATAGTAATAACCGAATTTGGTATGAAAAAGGAAGGAAAGCTGGATCTGGAAGAAACTGAGGTAAATGATATCATTGCCAAAGTAGAAAATGCTTTGGTTAATTGA
- a CDS encoding thioredoxin family protein, translating to MKIEILGTGCAKCKKTKEIVEQAVAELGIVAEVVKVEDMNAALDYGVMITPAVVVDGDVKIAGKIPTVEKVKEWLSK from the coding sequence ATGAAAATAGAAATACTTGGAACCGGTTGTGCAAAATGTAAGAAAACAAAAGAGATCGTTGAACAGGCGGTTGCTGAACTTGGCATCGTTGCCGAGGTCGTGAAGGTTGAAGACATGAACGCTGCACTTGATTATGGTGTGATGATCACTCCTGCCGTTGTGGTCGATGGTGATGTAAAGATAGCAGGGAAGATCCCGACAGTTGAGAAAGTTAAGGAATGGCTCTCTAAATAA
- a CDS encoding metallophosphoesterase family protein produces the protein MRLLIISDVHGNKEALDAVMAVPHDEVICLGDLVDYGPSPGECIDVLTEQKITTIMGNHDSAVAFRMDCGCGYAYKHLSQSTREYTWNVLNDEQIEFLRKLPQSFERTQKGKKLYFTHGSPLSFHDYIKPDTPEATIQEYIKEVEADFIFIGHSHLPFIRKIGDVTLVNPGSVGQPRDGDTRASCAIFNTDTLEAEIVRVEYDMEDVFGKIRANMPNTDELILILKRGY, from the coding sequence ATGAGATTGCTGATCATTTCGGATGTCCATGGAAACAAAGAAGCCCTGGACGCGGTCATGGCTGTACCCCATGATGAAGTTATCTGTCTGGGGGACCTCGTAGACTATGGCCCCTCCCCAGGCGAGTGCATCGATGTGCTGACGGAACAAAAGATAACTACCATCATGGGAAATCATGACAGTGCAGTGGCTTTCAGGATGGATTGTGGCTGTGGCTATGCATATAAGCACCTCTCCCAATCAACGAGAGAATACACATGGAATGTCTTGAATGATGAGCAGATAGAGTTCCTTCGCAAGCTTCCTCAAAGTTTTGAAAGGACCCAGAAAGGGAAAAAGCTCTACTTCACACACGGTAGCCCATTATCCTTTCATGATTACATCAAGCCGGATACTCCGGAAGCGACAATTCAAGAGTATATAAAAGAAGTTGAAGCAGACTTTATATTCATAGGTCATTCTCATCTTCCATTCATCAGGAAGATAGGAGATGTAACATTGGTGAATCCGGGTTCAGTGGGTCAGCCCAGGGATGGAGATACTCGTGCAAGCTGTGCAATATTCAATACAGATACATTGGAGGCCGAGATCGTTAGAGTTGAATATGATATGGAGGACGTTTTCGGGAAGATAAGGGCAAACATGCCAAATACCGATGAATTGATCTTAATATTGAAAAGAGGGTATTAA
- a CDS encoding permease: protein MLQDSLIHLINVGLQSVQEYLALHVLLCLIPAFFLAGAIASLFSKESVLKYFGASTPKYISYSVAAVSGCLLAVCSCTVLPLFAGIYKRGAGIGPATTFLFSAPAINILAIVYTAKILGYDIGVARAVGAILLSVIIGLIMHVVYEKNNGGHNGIKTFNSEEHAHTVQLFMLLLAILVIPEIIKSWTYLALVEIPLIAATVYLSFKWYTAEERASWMQETWFLVKMIAPLLLVGVFFAGILVELLPSEIVVKYVGGNNLLSYFIASVTAALMYFSTLTEVPIISALTLLGMAKGPALSMLLAGPALSLPSMIVISRIMGVKKGLSYIGLVVIMAMISGIVFDYYML, encoded by the coding sequence ATGCTACAAGATTCTCTTATACACCTAATAAATGTTGGTCTGCAATCGGTCCAGGAATACCTGGCATTGCATGTGCTGCTCTGCCTGATCCCGGCCTTTTTCCTGGCAGGTGCTATTGCATCGCTCTTCTCAAAGGAGTCGGTGCTAAAATACTTTGGTGCAAGTACGCCAAAATATATTTCCTATTCCGTCGCTGCAGTATCCGGCTGTCTCCTTGCAGTATGCAGCTGTACTGTGCTCCCGTTGTTCGCCGGCATCTATAAAAGGGGAGCTGGCATAGGACCAGCCACCACTTTTCTTTTCTCTGCACCTGCTATCAATATCCTGGCTATTGTCTATACTGCAAAGATCCTGGGTTATGATATCGGAGTAGCCAGGGCAGTGGGTGCAATTCTTCTGTCGGTTATCATTGGATTGATAATGCATGTAGTATATGAGAAGAACAATGGTGGCCACAATGGCATAAAGACCTTTAACTCAGAAGAGCACGCCCACACCGTTCAGCTTTTCATGCTGCTGCTTGCAATACTTGTCATCCCTGAGATCATTAAATCCTGGACATATCTTGCTCTGGTGGAGATCCCGCTCATAGCTGCTACTGTGTACCTGTCTTTCAAGTGGTATACCGCAGAAGAGCGGGCTAGCTGGATGCAGGAGACCTGGTTCCTTGTAAAGATGATAGCTCCCCTTTTGCTCGTAGGAGTATTCTTTGCAGGCATTCTGGTAGAGCTGCTTCCCTCCGAGATAGTGGTCAAATATGTGGGTGGTAACAACCTGCTCTCTTACTTCATCGCTTCTGTTACTGCAGCGCTAATGTATTTCTCCACACTTACAGAAGTTCCTATTATCAGTGCGCTGACATTGCTCGGCATGGCTAAAGGTCCTGCTCTTTCAATGCTCTTGGCAGGTCCTGCACTTAGCCTTCCCAGCATGATAGTGATCAGCAGGATCATGGGAGTTAAAAAAGGACTTTCATATATCGGACTGGTAGTCATAATGGCAATGATCTCGGGAATTGTATTTGACTATTATATGCTTTGA
- a CDS encoding DUF6951 family protein, translating to MANVTVNSNICGFVHKIHGEKAGKNIVIDIETDCGKIKKMSHMEIPMDQTLDIRDNYVMIKAQEAQCSSNCLVPCGILHVCRIEMGLLSSSLAKKSGDINISFE from the coding sequence ATGGCAAATGTAACTGTAAATTCGAATATATGTGGTTTTGTGCATAAGATCCATGGAGAAAAAGCTGGTAAAAATATAGTCATAGACATCGAAACTGATTGTGGGAAGATCAAAAAGATGTCGCATATGGAAATACCCATGGACCAGACGCTTGACATCAGGGACAATTATGTTATGATAAAAGCCCAAGAGGCGCAATGCTCTTCAAACTGCCTTGTACCTTGTGGAATATTGCATGTATGCAGAATAGAAATGGGACTTCTGTCTTCATCATTAGCTAAAAAGTCAGGAGATATCAACATTTCCTTTGAATAA
- a CDS encoding hydantoinase/oxoprolinase family protein, whose amino-acid sequence MHYGLGIDAGGTYTDAVIVRGSDGAVIDAKKSFTTYPDIQQGITNVLDSLDQQYLKDVNLVSVSTTLSTNALLENTGRPVGLILVGEQATDQVYPAESIIFVSGGHDTNGEEEYPLDIEAVREYVEASRSWVSAYAVSAYFGTRNPEHELAVKSMIHSITDLPVVCGHELSQELGVYERAVTAALNAQLIPVTCQFVNGVALDIKKRGIDGRLLMLKCDGSVYNIEDALERPIETIFSGPAASILGASYLAKVDTCAVIDVGGTSTDVSSIKGGIPQISSEGCMVGGWKTRVKAMTMETSALGGDSHVWVKDKNVHIGPRRVIPLCVAAELFPGFLHLLKHSKMVLRKDTGENYQQTKFVIRTEYEATGLQVKEKEILSSIGDEPVSIVELTDMADAREMMLVDKAIDSLINKRLVQSIGFTPTDVLHVLGEYGQWNKEASETGATYLSKYANMGKYEFCRHVKDLFAFNMAHDLMSFLIPTIPQNAIDEVLSGNYPARFKTDIPVVLLGGPVSAYVDELKSLIDADVQVPQFASVGNAVGALVGKSVKRVEIMIKPASLMNPDSDFLVFSSEGRERFERYSDAVDYATKMGHSQVLNYEKRCGIIKEDTIINVSKHTTSPDNWPHPPIETRITVVGVGDPMMAIRGTYNNKAVFL is encoded by the coding sequence ATGCATTATGGTTTAGGGATTGATGCCGGGGGAACTTATACTGATGCTGTTATTGTACGAGGGTCTGATGGAGCGGTCATTGATGCAAAAAAATCTTTTACCACTTACCCTGACATCCAGCAGGGAATTACGAATGTTCTGGATTCACTGGACCAGCAATATCTGAAAGATGTTAATCTTGTATCAGTATCCACGACACTTTCCACAAATGCGCTTCTTGAAAACACCGGCAGGCCTGTAGGACTTATATTAGTAGGAGAACAGGCAACCGATCAAGTATATCCTGCTGAAAGTATTATTTTTGTTTCAGGGGGCCATGATACTAACGGTGAAGAAGAGTATCCCTTAGACATTGAAGCTGTCAGAGAGTATGTAGAAGCATCCAGGTCCTGGGTTTCAGCCTATGCTGTATCCGCTTACTTTGGCACCCGCAACCCTGAGCATGAACTTGCTGTAAAGAGCATGATCCATAGTATCACAGACCTGCCGGTCGTGTGTGGGCACGAGCTTTCACAGGAACTGGGAGTTTATGAAAGAGCTGTAACTGCAGCTCTCAATGCGCAGCTGATCCCTGTCACATGTCAATTTGTCAATGGTGTAGCTTTAGATATCAAGAAGAGAGGGATCGATGGAAGGCTCTTGATGCTCAAGTGTGATGGTTCGGTCTACAATATAGAGGATGCATTGGAGAGGCCCATCGAAACCATATTTTCAGGACCGGCTGCAAGCATCCTCGGCGCCTCCTACCTTGCAAAGGTAGACACTTGTGCAGTTATTGATGTGGGGGGAACAAGCACGGACGTATCATCAATAAAAGGTGGTATCCCCCAGATCAGTTCCGAAGGTTGCATGGTGGGTGGCTGGAAAACACGGGTAAAAGCCATGACTATGGAAACTTCAGCTCTGGGAGGGGATAGTCATGTGTGGGTCAAAGATAAAAATGTGCATATCGGTCCCAGAAGAGTTATTCCTCTGTGTGTTGCAGCAGAGCTTTTCCCTGGTTTTCTTCATTTACTGAAACATAGTAAAATGGTCTTGCGTAAGGACACAGGCGAAAACTATCAGCAGACCAAGTTTGTGATCAGAACTGAGTATGAAGCTACCGGCCTGCAGGTAAAGGAAAAGGAGATACTCAGTTCAATAGGTGATGAGCCGGTTTCCATTGTTGAACTCACTGATATGGCAGATGCAAGAGAAATGATGCTCGTTGATAAAGCGATTGATTCGCTCATAAATAAAAGGCTTGTACAGTCCATCGGCTTTACGCCTACAGATGTGCTCCATGTACTTGGGGAATATGGGCAATGGAACAAAGAAGCATCGGAAACAGGAGCTACTTACCTGTCAAAATATGCGAACATGGGCAAATACGAGTTCTGCAGACATGTCAAAGACCTTTTTGCCTTTAATATGGCCCATGATCTAATGTCCTTCCTTATACCTACTATTCCACAAAATGCAATCGATGAAGTTCTGAGCGGTAACTATCCTGCAAGGTTCAAGACAGATATTCCTGTGGTATTGCTTGGAGGGCCGGTTTCTGCATATGTGGATGAATTGAAATCCCTGATCGATGCAGATGTGCAGGTTCCGCAATTTGCCAGTGTGGGGAATGCTGTCGGGGCACTTGTCGGGAAAAGTGTAAAAAGGGTGGAAATAATGATAAAACCGGCTTCTTTGATGAATCCGGATAGTGACTTTCTTGTATTTTCCTCTGAAGGCAGGGAACGTTTTGAAAGATATAGTGATGCTGTGGATTATGCTACGAAAATGGGTCACTCCCAGGTACTTAACTATGAGAAACGATGCGGTATAATAAAAGAAGATACGATCATAAATGTATCAAAGCACACAACATCTCCTGACAACTGGCCTCATCCTCCGATAGAGACAAGAATTACAGTCGTGGGAGTTGGAGATCCCATGATGGCTATCAGAGGAACATACAATAACAAGGCAGTTTTCCTATGA
- a CDS encoding CBS domain-containing protein, whose amino-acid sequence MHLPTPDSIRQKRNELGLTQSELAKRAGVSQPLIARIEAGDVDPRLSALKRIFAAFDESENESQVVARNIMNTMVISISAEEPVDAAVKIMEENDISQIPVVENGVPIGSISEETIVRSMTDKKAMEVSKMKIRDLMGDTFPVISPGTHVKVVSHLLETTPAVIVLESGQIAGVVTKHDLMKLLRG is encoded by the coding sequence ATGCACCTTCCCACACCAGATAGTATCCGGCAGAAAAGGAACGAACTTGGGCTTACCCAGAGTGAACTGGCAAAACGGGCAGGTGTAAGCCAGCCACTGATAGCACGTATCGAAGCAGGCGATGTTGATCCGCGCCTTTCCGCTCTTAAACGCATTTTTGCCGCTTTCGATGAGAGCGAGAATGAAAGTCAAGTGGTGGCAAGGAATATTATGAACACCATGGTTATATCCATCAGTGCTGAAGAGCCGGTAGATGCCGCCGTTAAGATCATGGAAGAGAACGACATTTCGCAGATCCCTGTGGTGGAGAATGGAGTGCCCATAGGGAGTATATCGGAAGAGACTATCGTTCGATCCATGACTGATAAAAAAGCTATGGAAGTCTCAAAGATGAAGATACGAGACCTCATGGGTGATACTTTCCCTGTTATCTCGCCCGGGACCCATGTAAAAGTGGTGTCCCATCTTCTCGAAACAACACCTGCAGTGATAGTTTTGGAAAGCGGGCAGATAGCAGGTGTTGTCACAAAACACGATCTTATGAAATTATTGCGCGGATGA